Proteins co-encoded in one Chloroflexota bacterium genomic window:
- a CDS encoding SDR family NAD(P)-dependent oxidoreductase: MSSSRVAAVFGASSGMGRASALALAAEDMDVAVLARRKAELDAVAEEIRECGRRAHVEPVDLTDGAAARRAVQAVVDSVGRIDVLVYAAGWNIPKRRLEELSGNDWETMQRVNLWGLYDVAQAALPALRESRGRLVVISSAAAIMPDASGVAYQAAKSGEAGFTLGMMQEEAENGVRATVIYPGLTDTPLLEQRPTPTPPEIVAQALQPEDVARAVVFVSTLPERAYVPELSLLPAAVQQR, encoded by the coding sequence GTGAGCTCATCGCGCGTGGCGGCGGTGTTTGGCGCCAGCAGCGGCATGGGTCGGGCTTCGGCCCTGGCTCTGGCCGCCGAGGACATGGACGTCGCCGTGCTGGCGCGGCGGAAGGCCGAACTCGACGCCGTGGCGGAGGAGATCCGCGAGTGCGGACGCCGCGCCCACGTGGAGCCCGTGGACCTGACCGACGGCGCGGCGGCGCGCCGGGCGGTGCAGGCGGTCGTCGACAGCGTCGGCCGAATCGACGTGCTGGTGTATGCCGCCGGCTGGAACATTCCCAAGCGGCGGCTGGAGGAGCTCAGCGGCAACGACTGGGAAACCATGCAGCGCGTCAATCTCTGGGGCCTCTACGACGTGGCGCAGGCGGCACTGCCGGCGCTGCGGGAATCACGCGGACGGCTGGTCGTCATCTCATCCGCTGCCGCGATCATGCCCGACGCCTCGGGCGTGGCCTACCAGGCGGCCAAGAGCGGCGAAGCGGGCTTCACCCTCGGCATGATGCAGGAAGAGGCGGAAAACGGGGTGCGGGCCACGGTCATCTATCCGGGGCTGACCGACACGCCACTGCTGGAGCAAAGGCCCACACCGACGCCGCCCGAGATCGTGGCCCAGGCGCTGCAGCCCGAGGACGTGGCTCGCGCGGTCGTGTTTGTGAGCACGCTGCCGGAAAGGGCCTATGTGCCGGAGCTCAGCCTGCTGCCGGCAGCCGTGCAGCAGCGCTGA
- the lysA gene encoding diaminopimelate decarboxylase — protein sequence MTPPEPDLLDQVFPLDTARDDAGALVIGGASCEELAKDFGTPLYIYDEATLRAACRGYTRALADRYPDALVLYAGKAYVDPTLLQVAASEGLGMDAVSSGEVRVAQAAGLPLERVVLHGNNKLPREIDLALEVGVGRIVVDALEEIEIIDELARRRGLTAQVLLRLTPGVEAHTHEYIRTGAVDSKFGLGLDSGAAEEAVARAMRAPNLDVMGLHAHIGSQIFDTEPYADTINITLDFAEQMRAAHGLDLRDLSPGGGGGVRYTLDDDPPDPADIVEAITTTVLARGLAHPPRLLIEPGRSIVARAGVALYAVGTVKHIPGVRTYVSVDGGMADNPRPALYQSKYAALLANRPGDGSPETLTLAGRYCESGDVLLRDTVLPPLRRGDLIAVPASGAYHMSMASTYNMVGRPAVVMVAEGQARLTRRRESDEDLLAVFP from the coding sequence ATGACGCCGCCCGAGCCCGACCTGCTCGACCAGGTGTTTCCGCTCGACACCGCCCGCGACGACGCCGGCGCGCTGGTGATCGGCGGCGCGAGCTGCGAGGAGTTAGCGAAAGACTTCGGCACGCCGCTCTACATCTACGACGAGGCGACGCTGCGGGCGGCCTGCCGGGGCTATACCCGCGCGCTGGCGGACCGCTACCCCGACGCCCTGGTGCTCTACGCCGGCAAGGCCTATGTCGATCCCACGCTGTTGCAGGTGGCGGCCTCCGAGGGCCTCGGGATGGATGCCGTCTCCTCGGGTGAGGTGCGCGTGGCGCAGGCGGCCGGATTGCCGCTGGAGCGCGTGGTGCTGCACGGCAACAACAAGCTGCCGCGCGAGATCGACCTGGCGCTGGAGGTTGGCGTGGGGCGCATCGTCGTGGACGCGCTGGAAGAGATCGAGATCATCGATGAGCTGGCGCGGCGGCGCGGCCTCACGGCGCAGGTGCTTCTGCGGCTCACGCCGGGCGTCGAGGCGCATACGCACGAGTACATCCGCACCGGCGCCGTGGACAGCAAGTTCGGGCTCGGTCTCGACTCCGGCGCGGCGGAGGAAGCCGTGGCGCGCGCGATGCGGGCGCCGAATCTTGACGTGATGGGGCTGCACGCCCACATCGGGTCCCAGATCTTCGACACCGAGCCCTACGCCGACACCATCAACATCACGCTCGACTTCGCCGAGCAAATGCGCGCAGCTCACGGACTGGACCTGCGCGACCTGAGCCCAGGCGGCGGCGGCGGCGTGCGCTACACGCTTGACGACGATCCACCCGACCCAGCCGACATCGTCGAGGCCATCACAACGACTGTGCTCGCGCGTGGGCTGGCCCACCCGCCGCGGCTGCTCATCGAGCCCGGACGGTCGATCGTGGCGCGCGCCGGAGTGGCGCTCTACGCCGTGGGCACGGTCAAGCACATCCCCGGCGTCCGCACCTACGTCTCCGTCGACGGCGGCATGGCCGACAACCCGCGTCCGGCGCTCTACCAGTCGAAGTACGCCGCGCTCCTGGCGAACCGGCCGGGCGACGGTTCACCCGAAACCCTGACGCTTGCCGGCCGCTATTGCGAGTCCGGCGACGTGCTGCTGCGAGACACCGTGCTGCCGCCGTTGCGCCGGGGCGACCTCATCGCCGTTCCCGCGTCCGGCGCTTACCACATGAGCATGGCCAGCACCTACAACATGGTCGGCCGGCCCGCCGTGGTGATGGTCGCCGAGGGTCAGGCCCGCCTCACCCGCCGCCGCGAATCCGACGAGGATTTGCTGGCGGTGTTTCCCTAA
- a CDS encoding hydroxyacid dehydrogenase — MSAPRVLVTVERPLLRRISTPEALARLGDMAESVAFNDDDRAWDAAAVRERIGGVTAVLASWGSCAYDEHLLDAAPELEIICYAAGTIRGVAPPAVFERGVRVAHAADFIAMGVAEHTLTVVLALLRRTGEFDAAMRAGRWRGIGPVVDRELYGKRYGIVGASKVGRRLIPLLRPFDVQIVVADPYLTESDAQRLGVHKLELPDLMRTSDVISIHAPVLPSTHHMIDAGMLALIKDDAVLVNNARSALVDTDALVAELAKERFDCALDVFDQEPLPTDHPLLGMRRVLLTPHVAGLTPERRSRLTDAMLDELERHLNGLPLRHEVTVKQLESMA; from the coding sequence ATGTCGGCGCCGCGCGTGCTGGTCACGGTCGAGCGACCGCTGCTCCGGCGCATCTCAACGCCTGAGGCGCTTGCGCGGCTTGGGGATATGGCCGAGTCGGTGGCGTTCAACGACGACGACCGAGCCTGGGACGCCGCGGCGGTGCGAGAGCGCATTGGCGGGGTGACAGCTGTGCTGGCCTCGTGGGGCTCGTGCGCCTACGACGAGCACCTGCTGGACGCCGCGCCGGAGCTGGAGATCATCTGCTACGCGGCGGGCACCATCCGCGGTGTGGCGCCCCCGGCGGTCTTCGAGCGCGGCGTGCGCGTTGCCCATGCCGCCGACTTCATCGCCATGGGCGTCGCCGAGCACACGCTGACCGTGGTGCTGGCGCTGCTGCGTCGAACCGGCGAATTCGACGCCGCCATGCGCGCCGGCCGCTGGCGAGGTATCGGCCCGGTTGTCGACCGCGAGCTCTACGGCAAGCGCTACGGCATCGTCGGCGCGAGCAAGGTCGGACGGCGGCTGATCCCGCTGCTGCGGCCATTCGACGTTCAGATCGTGGTGGCCGATCCCTATCTGACCGAGAGCGACGCCCAGCGGCTGGGCGTGCACAAGCTGGAGCTGCCGGACCTGATGCGCACCAGCGACGTGATCAGCATTCACGCGCCCGTGTTGCCCTCGACGCACCACATGATCGACGCCGGGATGCTAGCGCTGATCAAGGACGACGCCGTGTTGGTCAACAACGCGCGCTCGGCCCTCGTGGACACCGACGCGCTCGTGGCCGAGCTGGCCAAGGAGCGCTTCGACTGCGCCCTGGACGTCTTCGATCAGGAGCCGCTGCCGACCGACCATCCGCTGCTCGGGATGCGGCGGGTGCTCCTGACGCCCCACGTCGCGGGGCTCACCCCCGAGCGGCGCTCAAGGCTGACCGACGCGATGCTCGACGAGCTGGAGCGGCACCTGAACGGCCTGCCGCTGCGGCATGAAGTCACCGTCAAGCAGCTCGAAAGCATGGCTTAG
- a CDS encoding 2-dehydropantoate 2-reductase — MRVMMMGSGGVGGFVGAGLFDTGHDVTFVARGAHLEAIREHGLCMLSEDGSRRFLPVDVVERPADAGATFDLIVFAVKAYDTQSAAELLVPAVGEETAVLTLQNGIDSVPMLSSVLGAEHVIGGATWLTAHIAGPGVIEYQDALVRAAIGEPGGGISDRVETIAEALRGCGIETEVSDDITRILWSKIVLLSVHGGMSAACQLPLGDILSTEGMEDLYRLMFNEAASVGRALGVDLPESTSDDLVALLQSAPADNTTSLQVDFGHQRRVELEYLTGAVVRRGREAGVPTPALEAIYLSLKAKARAFGGI, encoded by the coding sequence ATGCGCGTGATGATGATGGGATCGGGCGGAGTTGGCGGCTTTGTCGGCGCCGGGCTGTTCGATACCGGCCACGACGTGACGTTCGTCGCCCGTGGCGCGCATTTGGAGGCCATTCGCGAGCACGGTCTGTGCATGCTCAGCGAAGACGGATCGCGGCGCTTCCTCCCGGTCGACGTCGTCGAGCGGCCGGCGGATGCCGGGGCGACGTTCGACCTCATCGTGTTCGCGGTCAAGGCCTACGACACCCAGTCGGCCGCCGAGCTCCTGGTCCCCGCCGTTGGCGAAGAGACCGCGGTGCTCACGCTGCAAAACGGCATCGACAGCGTGCCGATGCTGTCGTCCGTGCTGGGCGCCGAGCACGTCATCGGCGGCGCCACCTGGCTCACCGCCCACATCGCCGGGCCCGGCGTCATCGAGTACCAGGACGCGCTGGTGCGCGCGGCCATTGGCGAGCCTGGCGGCGGAATATCCGACCGTGTGGAGACCATCGCCGAGGCGCTGCGCGGCTGCGGCATCGAGACCGAGGTCAGCGACGACATCACCCGGATCCTTTGGAGCAAGATCGTGTTGCTCTCGGTCCACGGCGGCATGAGCGCCGCCTGCCAGCTTCCGCTCGGCGACATTCTTTCCACCGAGGGCATGGAGGATCTCTACCGCCTGATGTTCAACGAAGCGGCGTCCGTTGGGCGCGCGCTGGGCGTCGATCTGCCGGAATCGACCAGCGACGACCTGGTGGCCCTGCTGCAATCCGCCCCGGCGGACAACACGACCTCGCTCCAGGTCGACTTCGGCCACCAACGCCGCGTCGAGCTCGAATACCTCACCGGCGCGGTGGTCCGCCGCGGCCGCGAGGCCGGCGTGCCCACCCCGGCGCTCGAGGCCATCTACCTCTCACTCAAGGCCAAGGCGCGGGCGTTCGGAGGGATCTAA
- a CDS encoding PIN domain-containing protein: protein MLAVDTNVLVYAADEEAEPHAACRERLNQWRVDPTPTFLTWNVCYEFLRVSTHPRVLRSPWRPSDAWRFLNVVLDSPGFALLRPTDRHQAVLSQTLSELPDVRGNLMHDLHTAVVMREHGVSRICTRDTHFHRFPFLEVIDPLR, encoded by the coding sequence GTGCTCGCCGTAGACACGAATGTCCTTGTCTACGCGGCCGACGAAGAGGCCGAACCGCACGCGGCCTGCCGGGAGCGCCTGAACCAGTGGCGAGTCGACCCGACGCCAACCTTTCTCACGTGGAACGTGTGCTACGAGTTTCTGCGCGTCAGCACGCATCCGCGCGTGCTCCGTTCGCCGTGGCGCCCGAGTGACGCGTGGCGATTCCTCAACGTCGTGCTGGACTCCCCAGGCTTCGCCTTGCTGCGACCAACCGACCGCCACCAGGCGGTCCTTTCGCAGACGCTGTCGGAGTTGCCGGACGTCCGCGGCAACCTGATGCACGACCTGCACACGGCGGTGGTGATGCGCGAGCACGGCGTCAGCCGCATTTGCACCCGCGACACCCATTTCCACCGCTTCCCGTTCCTGGAGGTCATCGACCCGCTGCGATAG
- a CDS encoding RNA polymerase sigma factor RpoD/SigA, with protein sequence MDEASSLRAYLSEIGRFPRLTAREEVELAQRIERNEPGARQQMITANLRLVVAVARRFADGRAPLLDLIQEGNTGLMRAVERFDWRHGFRFSSFAMQWVQQPIARAAAEADLPLRLPDYLHRKLATSRRIWDELRAELHRDPEDGEVARRVGLPTAELARLRRFAGRTISLDSATGDDDASATPPDADPAPQPFDELRARFLCADINRALATLDVRERTILRLRFGLGGREPLRLVDVGNRLGLTAERIRQLQAQALSKLRRSSAARILDGYAAG encoded by the coding sequence TTGGACGAAGCGTCGAGCCTGCGCGCCTATCTGAGCGAGATTGGCCGTTTTCCGCGCCTCACGGCCCGCGAGGAAGTCGAACTGGCGCAGCGCATCGAGCGCAATGAGCCTGGGGCCCGCCAGCAGATGATTACCGCGAATCTGCGGCTGGTGGTGGCGGTGGCGCGTCGCTTCGCCGACGGACGCGCGCCCCTGCTCGACCTCATCCAGGAGGGCAACACGGGGCTCATGCGCGCCGTGGAGCGATTCGATTGGCGGCACGGCTTCAGGTTCAGCAGCTTCGCCATGCAGTGGGTGCAGCAACCCATCGCGCGGGCGGCGGCCGAGGCTGACCTGCCGCTGCGGCTTCCCGACTACCTGCACCGCAAGCTGGCGACCTCGCGGCGAATCTGGGACGAGTTGCGGGCCGAGTTGCACCGCGATCCCGAGGACGGCGAAGTGGCGCGCCGCGTCGGGCTGCCCACGGCCGAGCTGGCGCGGCTGCGCCGGTTCGCCGGGCGCACGATTTCTTTGGATAGCGCGACTGGCGACGATGACGCGTCGGCAACGCCGCCCGACGCGGACCCTGCGCCGCAGCCGTTCGACGAGCTGCGCGCCAGGTTCCTCTGCGCCGACATCAACCGCGCCCTGGCCACGCTGGACGTGCGCGAGCGGACGATCCTGCGTCTGCGATTCGGTCTGGGAGGCCGCGAGCCGCTGCGCCTGGTCGATGTCGGCAACCGCCTCGGCCTCACTGCCGAGCGCATCCGGCAGCTGCAAGCCCAGGCGCTGTCCAAGCTGCGGCGCTCCAGCGCCGCGCGCATCCTGGACGGCTACGCGGCGGGATAA
- a CDS encoding MBL fold metallo-hydrolase — MAWVQISPRIFRWSDTCNVYCVTAGDRGLLIDAGSGAVVDRLEDIGVRQVEWVLHTHHHRDQSWGAGRLKAHGAKVAVPEHERHLFDQVELFWQHKRVYDNYNDRNTFFALAESVAVDADLEDYETFTWRDVELEIIPAKGHTHGSSMLIGQIDGRRVAFTGDLLCAGGVLYQYHALEYGYADQQGALFTLESLQALRRHAPDVALPSHGDLIEDPVGDCARLEDRLMALARLGAGMRFLGRDGGHGLDLLPDPKFIQVSRHLLWGGPHTCSNFYVLLSDSGKACFIDYGHSFFAHMGVAQEREDGDTMRFVVHHLDELRDTYGVREMDMVLVTHIHDDHTAGIPYLVRHEGARVWALDEVAQVLEDPAGWCSTPCTMPTPIPIERKLRDGERFQWEEFEFEVHHAPGQTEFHSVLATHVDGQKVAFTGDNIFLELAPGITGDMTAQLYQTTVLRNSLQLWMHRRCADVMDLVQPDLVCPGHRELIPWDSRRAAEYRDFIARKERVVRDLLDEPADEGVDLWWARLIPYLRHVEPSEACSYRLMLRNNAERAVRLEARLLAPDGWRTSEAFESLDLEAGARGELTLTATAPGHSDIRRILTAEIRVDGESRGPVTEALVTVGNGSG; from the coding sequence ATGGCCTGGGTCCAGATTTCCCCGCGCATCTTTCGCTGGTCGGACACCTGCAATGTCTACTGCGTGACCGCGGGTGACCGGGGACTTCTGATCGACGCCGGATCGGGCGCCGTGGTCGACCGCCTCGAAGACATCGGCGTGCGGCAGGTCGAGTGGGTACTCCACACGCACCACCACCGCGACCAGTCCTGGGGCGCCGGACGCCTCAAGGCCCACGGCGCCAAGGTTGCCGTGCCGGAGCACGAGCGGCATCTCTTCGATCAGGTTGAGCTCTTCTGGCAGCACAAGCGCGTCTACGACAACTACAACGACCGCAACACCTTCTTCGCGCTGGCGGAGAGCGTTGCGGTCGACGCCGATCTCGAGGACTACGAGACGTTCACCTGGCGCGACGTTGAGCTGGAGATCATCCCGGCCAAGGGCCACACGCACGGCAGCAGCATGCTCATCGGCCAAATCGACGGCCGGCGCGTGGCGTTCACCGGCGACCTGCTATGCGCCGGCGGCGTGCTCTATCAGTACCACGCGCTGGAATACGGCTACGCCGATCAGCAGGGCGCGCTGTTCACGCTGGAGTCGCTCCAGGCGCTGCGGCGGCACGCGCCCGACGTGGCGCTGCCGTCCCACGGAGACCTGATCGAGGACCCGGTCGGCGATTGCGCGCGATTGGAAGATCGGCTGATGGCGTTGGCGCGGCTGGGCGCCGGGATGCGCTTTCTGGGCCGCGACGGCGGACACGGGCTCGACCTCCTGCCCGATCCGAAGTTCATCCAGGTGTCGCGCCATCTGCTCTGGGGCGGACCGCACACCTGCTCCAACTTCTACGTGCTGCTGTCCGACAGCGGCAAAGCGTGCTTCATCGACTACGGGCACTCGTTCTTCGCGCACATGGGCGTCGCTCAGGAACGTGAGGACGGGGACACGATGCGCTTCGTCGTGCACCACCTCGACGAGCTGAGGGATACCTACGGCGTGCGCGAGATGGATATGGTGCTCGTCACGCACATCCACGACGACCACACGGCGGGCATTCCCTACCTGGTGCGGCACGAGGGCGCACGCGTCTGGGCGCTGGACGAGGTGGCGCAGGTGCTTGAGGACCCCGCCGGCTGGTGCAGCACGCCGTGCACGATGCCGACCCCGATCCCGATCGAACGCAAGCTGCGCGACGGCGAGCGGTTTCAGTGGGAGGAATTCGAGTTCGAGGTCCACCACGCGCCGGGCCAGACGGAGTTCCACTCGGTCCTCGCCACCCACGTCGATGGGCAAAAGGTGGCGTTCACCGGCGACAACATCTTTCTGGAGCTGGCGCCCGGCATCACCGGCGACATGACCGCGCAGCTCTACCAGACGACCGTGTTGCGCAACAGCTTGCAGCTGTGGATGCATCGTCGCTGCGCGGACGTAATGGACCTTGTGCAGCCCGATCTGGTCTGTCCGGGGCATCGCGAGCTGATCCCGTGGGACTCGCGGCGCGCGGCGGAGTACCGCGACTTCATCGCCCGCAAGGAGCGCGTGGTGCGGGACCTGCTGGACGAACCGGCCGACGAGGGCGTGGACCTCTGGTGGGCGCGGTTGATTCCCTATCTGCGCCACGTCGAACCCAGCGAGGCGTGCAGCTATCGTCTGATGCTCCGCAACAACGCCGAGCGAGCCGTGCGGCTCGAAGCGCGGCTGCTGGCTCCCGATGGGTGGCGCACGAGCGAGGCATTTGAGTCCCTGGACCTCGAGGCCGGCGCCCGCGGCGAGTTGACGCTCACGGCCACGGCACCGGGGCATTCGGACATCCGTCGCATTCTCACGGCCGAAATCCGCGTGGACGGCGAAAGCCGAGGCCCCGTGACCGAGGCGCTGGTGACCGTGGGCAACGGTTCGGGATAG
- a CDS encoding zinc-binding dehydrogenase — protein MPETGAIAVFNGIREPFDLREFPVPDPEPGAAVIRMRLANVCGSDMHYWRGDTDLVARGFNLPGTLGHEGTGEIAKLGAGLTVDTAGQPLREGDRVVFGFFHPCLRCPNCMKGHTYACPTRQTNRMTLLDEWPYFRGTFADYYYLFPKHAIFRVPDHLDDHLISGVNCALSQVVSGLDRAGQTVNETVAIQGAGGLGVYAAAVAQARGAARVIVIDGVPERLELAKAFGADETVDMREFETPEARVARVQELTDGLGADVTMELVGHAAVFAEGVAMTAPGGRYVEIGNVCVGHTASFDPSTIVFKSITVLGVAHYRWRDLKQALDFVSHNVDKLPFDRVLSHTYPLHEINEAFERQDEGHVTRSALAPGS, from the coding sequence ATGCCTGAAACCGGCGCGATTGCCGTCTTCAACGGAATCCGAGAGCCTTTCGACCTGCGGGAATTCCCGGTTCCGGACCCGGAGCCGGGCGCGGCGGTGATTCGCATGCGGCTCGCCAACGTGTGCGGTTCCGACATGCACTACTGGCGCGGCGACACGGACCTGGTCGCGCGCGGCTTCAACCTCCCGGGCACCCTCGGTCACGAAGGCACCGGCGAAATCGCCAAGCTGGGCGCCGGTCTTACGGTGGATACCGCCGGGCAGCCGCTGCGCGAAGGCGACCGGGTGGTCTTCGGGTTCTTCCACCCGTGCCTGCGCTGCCCGAACTGCATGAAGGGACACACCTATGCGTGTCCGACGCGGCAGACCAATCGGATGACGCTGCTGGACGAATGGCCCTACTTCCGTGGCACGTTCGCCGACTACTACTACCTGTTCCCGAAGCACGCCATCTTTCGGGTCCCCGATCACCTGGATGACCACCTCATCTCGGGCGTGAACTGCGCCCTGAGCCAGGTGGTCTCGGGGCTCGACCGGGCCGGGCAAACGGTCAACGAAACCGTCGCGATTCAGGGCGCCGGCGGATTGGGCGTCTACGCGGCGGCCGTGGCCCAGGCGCGCGGCGCGGCCCGCGTGATCGTGATCGACGGCGTGCCGGAACGGCTGGAGCTGGCCAAGGCGTTCGGCGCGGACGAGACGGTCGACATGCGCGAGTTCGAGACTCCCGAAGCGCGCGTGGCCCGCGTCCAGGAGCTCACGGACGGCCTTGGCGCCGACGTGACCATGGAACTCGTGGGACATGCCGCGGTCTTCGCTGAGGGCGTCGCCATGACCGCGCCGGGCGGGCGCTACGTCGAAATCGGCAACGTCTGCGTCGGGCACACGGCGAGCTTCGATCCGTCGACCATCGTCTTCAAGAGCATCACGGTGCTGGGCGTGGCCCACTACCGCTGGCGGGACCTGAAGCAGGCGCTGGACTTCGTATCCCATAACGTCGACAAGCTGCCGTTCGACCGGGTGCTCTCCCACACCTATCCGTTGCACGAGATCAACGAGGCGTTTGAGCGCCAGGACGAAGGCCACGTGACCCGCAGTGCGCTCGCCCCCGGATCCTGA
- a CDS encoding TIM barrel protein: protein MQIILFTKFFETLEPQALGEHVAGLGYDGLDLTVRPGYPINPDNVRTTLPPAARLWETLGLSCPMITMPTDFNDPTHAEAIAIYEAAAEASVQVIKTGYFIFKPGMDYWQAVDHGRRQLEGFEALSARTGVKSLHHTHSGAVLGSNCAGLMHLLQGRDPAHVGAYIDPGHLAVDGEDIDMAFAMCDEYLAAVAAKDACHLPDSRPDAPAAYGPAFVYVGEGAAPWGRVLELLAERNFDGPLTVHTEYTARQDVIATVGGKDQSADADAIRARGAQQDLQFLRSRWAAIQQASDGAAS from the coding sequence ATGCAAATCATCCTGTTCACCAAGTTCTTCGAGACGCTGGAACCGCAGGCATTGGGCGAGCACGTCGCTGGCCTGGGCTACGACGGGTTGGACCTGACCGTGCGCCCCGGATACCCGATCAATCCCGACAACGTGCGGACGACGCTGCCACCGGCGGCGCGACTGTGGGAAACGCTCGGCCTCTCGTGCCCAATGATCACCATGCCGACGGACTTCAACGACCCGACGCACGCGGAAGCGATCGCGATTTACGAGGCGGCGGCGGAAGCCAGCGTGCAGGTCATCAAGACGGGCTACTTCATCTTCAAGCCGGGCATGGACTACTGGCAGGCGGTGGACCATGGGCGACGGCAGCTCGAAGGCTTCGAGGCGCTGAGCGCCCGCACCGGCGTCAAGTCCCTCCACCACACGCACAGCGGCGCGGTGCTGGGCTCGAACTGCGCCGGCCTAATGCACCTGCTCCAAGGTCGCGACCCCGCCCACGTCGGCGCTTACATTGACCCGGGGCACCTGGCGGTGGATGGCGAGGACATCGACATGGCGTTCGCCATGTGCGACGAGTACCTGGCCGCCGTCGCCGCCAAGGACGCCTGCCACCTCCCGGACTCCCGGCCCGACGCCCCGGCGGCCTACGGTCCCGCGTTCGTATACGTGGGTGAAGGCGCAGCGCCGTGGGGGCGCGTGCTGGAGCTTCTGGCCGAGCGAAATTTCGACGGACCGCTCACGGTGCACACGGAATACACCGCGCGGCAAGACGTGATTGCGACGGTGGGCGGCAAGGACCAGTCGGCGGACGCCGACGCCATTCGCGCCCGCGGGGCGCAGCAGGACCTGCAGTTCCTTAGATCGCGCTGGGCGGCGATCCAGCAAGCGAGCGACGGGGCGGCGTCGTGA
- a CDS encoding Gfo/Idh/MocA family oxidoreductase has product MATYRAGLIGLGWMGWLYDVATRQQANYGRAGRDTPMPPLRPDRDPPPTAHPGREGLPSGFADALVLHPATELVAACELSDPRREAFGERYPGVALYDDYREMIARERLDIVGIPSNAALRPEATRAAVEHGAKGVITEKPMAPTLEGADDMVDVCVAAGVPLVVGAVSMNHPAVANARRLLDEGAIGPLLSLDTNLVMAQHNSWNYLLDSPGEWVIGVADDDAKVEDGREFKGSGFIRLQSGLPVCLRPGAPWVRITGETGELTFDWQELRLWQDVETISGTQRVEVPFPEPRLARNWSVIYGIDDLITCMENGGEPRASGRRVRNAMEIEIALNESHRRGNVRVDLPLPDRSLGLVYDPFR; this is encoded by the coding sequence ATGGCGACCTACCGGGCAGGGCTCATCGGTCTGGGATGGATGGGCTGGCTGTACGACGTTGCGACGCGACAGCAGGCGAATTACGGGCGCGCCGGGCGCGACACGCCCATGCCGCCGCTGCGGCCGGACCGCGACCCGCCACCCACGGCGCACCCGGGCCGGGAAGGCCTGCCGAGCGGCTTCGCCGACGCGCTGGTGCTGCACCCGGCGACGGAGCTTGTGGCCGCGTGCGAGCTCTCGGATCCGCGTCGAGAGGCGTTTGGTGAGCGCTATCCGGGCGTGGCCCTCTACGACGACTACCGGGAAATGATCGCCCGCGAGCGCCTGGACATCGTGGGAATCCCCTCGAATGCCGCCCTCCGGCCCGAGGCCACCCGCGCGGCGGTGGAGCACGGCGCCAAGGGCGTGATCACCGAGAAGCCCATGGCGCCAACCCTTGAGGGCGCCGACGACATGGTCGACGTGTGCGTGGCGGCGGGCGTTCCGCTGGTGGTCGGCGCGGTCAGCATGAATCACCCGGCGGTGGCCAACGCGCGCCGTTTGCTGGACGAGGGTGCAATTGGCCCCCTCCTGAGCCTGGACACGAACTTGGTGATGGCGCAGCACAACTCGTGGAACTACCTGCTCGATTCGCCGGGCGAATGGGTGATCGGCGTCGCGGACGACGACGCCAAGGTCGAGGACGGGCGCGAGTTCAAGGGCTCCGGATTCATCCGATTGCAAAGCGGCCTGCCCGTCTGCCTGCGTCCGGGCGCGCCGTGGGTGCGAATCACCGGCGAAACCGGCGAGTTGACCTTCGATTGGCAAGAGCTGCGCCTGTGGCAAGACGTGGAGACCATTTCCGGCACGCAGCGTGTCGAGGTGCCGTTCCCCGAGCCGCGCCTGGCCCGCAACTGGTCGGTGATCTACGGCATCGACGACCTGATCACGTGCATGGAGAACGGCGGCGAGCCGCGCGCCAGCGGGCGGCGCGTGCGGAACGCGATGGAGATCGAGATCGCCCTCAACGAGTCGCACCGCCGCGGCAACGTGCGCGTCGACCTGCCGCTGCCCGACCGCAGTTTGGGACTGGTCTACGACCCGTTTCGGTAG